Genomic DNA from Oryzomonas sagensis:
GACCGGGATACGGCACTCTGCCTGTACGTCTCCATCATTACCGACACCGGTTCCTTCCGTTATTCCAACGCCAACACCGAAGCCTTTGCCATTGCCGGCGAGATGATCGGCTACGGCATCAACGCCTGGGATGTGGCGGAACAACTCTATGAGAATCAGCCCCGCAAACGTCTGGAACTGTTGTCCCGGTGCCTGCCCACCCTTGAGGTGATCAGCAATGGCCGGGCAGCGTCGGTTTCCGTGACCCTGGACATGTATGCCGTCACCGCTACCGACGCCGAGTTGACGGACGGTTTCATCAATTATCCCCGTTCCATACGCGGTGTGGAGGTGGCGATCTTCTTTCGCCAGTTGGCCGAGCGGCGGTACAAGGTCGGTTTCCGTTCCAAGGGCAAGGTCAATGTGGCCGGCTTTGCCGCCAGCATGGGCGGAGGCGGGCACCACAACGCCGCCGGCTGCACCGTGGACGGCACCTTGGACGAGGTAAAGGCCAAGGTCTACGCCATCGTGGAATCCGCCCTTTGTTAGATCGTCCCCGGTTCCCCCAAAGCCGCCCGCACCACGGGGGGCATCCTGCACGTTCGGCCGCGGCCCGGCACGGTGCCCTTCGCGTTCCGGTCCCCCTCGCGTTTTCGTGGCCGTGCACCGGTGTCCCCAGCCCCCTATGAATGGTTTTGTGGTTATCGACAAGCCGGTCGGCCTCACCTCCCATGATGTGGTCAACCGCGTGCGCAGGATTCTCGGCACCAGGAGGGTGGGGCATACCGGCACCCTGGACCCCTTTGCCACCGGCGTCCTGCCGGTAGCGGTCAACGAGGGGACCAAGGCCATACCGTTTTTGGACGAGGGGCGGAAGGTCTATGAGGCGCTCCTGCGTCTCGGGGTGAAGACCGATACCCTGGACATGACCGGCCGGGTGCTGCACGAGGCCGACGGGACGCAGGTGAGCCGCGACCGCCTGGAGGCCGTGGTGGCGGACTTTACCGGCGAGATCAGCCAGATGCCCCCCATGTTCTCGGCCATCAAACAGGACGGGCAACCGTTGTACAAGCTGGCGCGCAAGGGGCAGGAGGTGGAGCGCCAGGCGCGTCGGGTG
This window encodes:
- a CDS encoding DHH family phosphoesterase, whose amino-acid sequence is MNETIQDIASVIRANSSFLITSHESPDGDAVGSTLALASFLRKSGKEVCVHLRDQVPDLYAFLPGVDTVVQHIPDRDFDVAFVQDIGEFSRAGEEFCSFKRIGTLVNLDHHLGCDNFGHHNLIDPQAAATGVLVHRVISALGGPMDRDTALCLYVSIITDTGSFRYSNANTEAFAIAGEMIGYGINAWDVAEQLYENQPRKRLELLSRCLPTLEVISNGRAASVSVTLDMYAVTATDAELTDGFINYPRSIRGVEVAIFFRQLAERRYKVGFRSKGKVNVAGFAASMGGGGHHNAAGCTVDGTLDEVKAKVYAIVESALC